One Vallitalea pronyensis genomic region harbors:
- a CDS encoding alpha/beta hydrolase: MKGNIMVLIFLVLPLMMSGCGQKKQEVIEDKHNIPQGSTLETIRMHSEKLNMDMNINVYLPQDYDMQEEYPVLYLLHGYSGNEGVLKQKHFKLEADKLISQDKIMPLIIVAPNMNNSYGINSSDTARTLGDDSSGTLNEGMYKDYLCHEVIPYIDTNYHTIDAKEGRYIGGISMGGFAALHIAFSQPDLFSKVGGHMPALFIDKFPYDLDKWLYPSDVLRKERDPIYMAKTADIANLKVYLDCGKDDSFEFYNGCAKLHKILLDKEIDVQYHLNDGEHDNEYIHGNVEKYLLFYSRK; encoded by the coding sequence ATGAAAGGTAATATTATGGTTTTGATTTTTTTAGTACTCCCACTTATGATGAGTGGATGTGGTCAGAAAAAACAAGAAGTAATTGAAGATAAACATAATATACCACAAGGATCTACATTAGAAACCATTCGGATGCATAGTGAAAAATTGAATATGGATATGAACATAAATGTTTATTTACCACAAGATTATGATATGCAAGAAGAATATCCAGTTCTTTATTTACTTCATGGATACAGTGGGAATGAAGGCGTACTAAAGCAGAAGCATTTTAAGTTAGAAGCGGATAAGCTTATAAGTCAAGATAAAATAATGCCATTAATCATTGTTGCCCCAAACATGAATAATAGCTATGGTATTAATTCTTCAGATACTGCTAGAACTCTTGGGGATGATTCAAGTGGCACGTTAAATGAAGGCATGTACAAAGATTATCTCTGTCACGAAGTCATACCCTATATTGACACCAATTATCATACGATAGACGCCAAAGAAGGCCGTTACATTGGAGGAATCTCTATGGGAGGATTTGCTGCTCTCCATATTGCATTTAGCCAGCCAGACCTCTTTAGTAAAGTTGGTGGACATATGCCTGCACTGTTCATAGATAAATTCCCCTATGACCTTGATAAATGGTTATATCCTAGTGACGTATTAAGAAAAGAACGGGATCCAATCTATATGGCAAAAACAGCGGATATTGCAAATCTGAAGGTTTATTTAGATTGTGGAAAAGATGACAGTTTTGAGTTTTACAACGGTTGTGCAAAACTGCATAAGATTCTACTGGATAAAGAGATAGATGTACAATATCATCTGAATGATGGTGAACACGATAATGAGTATATTCATGGTAACGTTGAAAAGTACTTATTGTTTTATTCACGAAAGTAA
- a CDS encoding uroporphyrinogen decarboxylase family protein: protein MRFKLSETDLKRFEKLYVNYKKLHLDPGNCDPMVIINTPVENAPSWEERLADPMVMLQGELDALHTHMVLQDDRVPSIRVQFGTAQVAAAFGCEMFQPDNSLPCAGNHILKKAQDVYALKKPSFQSGWYDRLEEWTEIFKRNIPEGVHIQHPDIQSPFNSAHLIRGNDILLDIYDDPEAFGALLDVVTDYMIDLTRWLKNMVSTDKEWFFDWGAMWKGAARISNCSTHMISPQMYHDYVLERDMRFMKAMGGGRVHYCGTSGKIIDEFFNNADVYGLDYDSQYHDLWQLSEKAPEKFVLLNAYYNQEDYEQQETFIKRLEHEGWPKRNVIVQLWAPNLDEGKTLLNRMKKTIIK from the coding sequence ATGAGATTTAAGCTTAGTGAAACAGACTTAAAAAGATTTGAGAAGCTCTATGTAAACTATAAAAAACTTCATCTTGATCCGGGAAATTGTGATCCGATGGTCATTATTAATACACCTGTAGAAAATGCGCCTTCATGGGAGGAACGTCTTGCAGACCCTATGGTTATGTTACAAGGGGAGCTGGACGCATTACATACACATATGGTTCTTCAAGATGACAGGGTGCCTTCAATAAGGGTACAATTTGGAACGGCTCAGGTTGCAGCAGCATTTGGATGTGAGATGTTTCAGCCAGATAACAGCCTTCCCTGTGCAGGTAATCATATACTTAAAAAAGCCCAAGATGTATACGCACTAAAGAAACCTTCGTTCCAATCCGGGTGGTATGATCGCTTAGAAGAGTGGACAGAGATTTTTAAAAGAAATATACCAGAAGGTGTCCATATACAACATCCTGATATCCAGAGTCCATTTAACTCAGCCCACTTAATACGGGGCAATGATATTTTATTGGATATCTATGACGACCCAGAGGCTTTTGGCGCTTTACTGGATGTAGTGACGGATTATATGATTGATCTGACAAGATGGTTGAAAAACATGGTGAGTACAGATAAAGAGTGGTTTTTTGATTGGGGAGCCATGTGGAAAGGGGCTGCAAGAATTAGTAACTGTTCAACCCATATGATAAGCCCTCAGATGTATCATGATTATGTTCTAGAAAGAGATATGCGTTTTATGAAAGCTATGGGCGGCGGCAGAGTACATTATTGTGGCACATCAGGGAAAATCATTGATGAGTTCTTTAATAATGCAGATGTGTATGGACTGGATTATGATAGTCAATACCACGATTTATGGCAGCTTTCTGAAAAAGCACCTGAAAAATTTGTGCTCTTAAATGCGTATTATAATCAAGAGGATTATGAACAGCAGGAAACATTTATTAAACGACTTGAGCACGAAGGGTGGCCCAAAAGAAATGTCATCGTACAACTATGGGCGCCTAACTTAGACGAAGGAAAAACATTGTTAAATAGAATGAAGAAAACGATTATAAAATAA